TCGCCCTTTCGTACTCACATTCGCTCCGCTCATCTTGATTCCCTGTTTCGCCCTGTCGGGCTCACATTCGCTCCGCTCATGTCACGCCTTCGGAGAGAGCGACCAGCTGCCCCAGACATTGTCATAGGCGATCAGCCGGCCCAGAATGACGATCCCGATCCAGATCAAAAACGTTATGATGGCCAGAGACTTTACGCTCCAGCGATGCAGAGACTTCTCCCAGTAACTTTCATTTCGTTTGAGCGCGACCTGGAAAACGGATGCGATCAGCGTACCGACCGCCACCAGGAACATCTTCAACCAGAATGAAAATGCCAGAAGCTCGCGTGCGGGCTCCCCGATAATCATGAAGATACCGGTGGTCAGCAGCACACAAAGCGCGCCGGTCAACCACGGGAAAAAGCGGCCGGTCGTTTCCAGCAGTGACTGATCCCGCCCCGCCAGGCCGAGGACGCGGAGGTCGATCATGAAGACCGAAGCGAGAACGACGCCGATCGCGGCGATGTGAATGGATTGGATCGTTGGAATCACCCACTCATGCGTCTTGATGATCAGACTCAGGGATGTCAGGGAAAGCCACTGCGTGAATTGAAACACTGAAGAATTACCTCGACTTACATAACTAAGAATTATTGGATCATTGCATCATCTGACGTTTCTTCATTGCTTCAACTTGATGAAATGAAGAACCGTTAAATGATGCAATGATCCAATGTTCTTAACTTAGAACTCTGACCCGCCGAGCAATTCGTTGCCGGGGACGGAATCGCAATTTTTGCCGGCAGCGGGAAACACCGGCTTGCCGTCTTTGCCCATCGGGCACTTGGCGATGGCGCCGGTGCGGGAGCCAAAATTGCTGCCGTCACGCAGGGGATTCACCTTGACGCTGAACACGGTACCCGCGCCAAAACTTTGCGCCGTAATCCCTTGCTGTGCCACAGCTGCAGCGCCGGCCATCTCGACGCCCCACCGGATCGGCTTTCCATCTTTGTCCCGCTCCGGCTTTCCATCCGGCCCGATCGGAATGAAGTGGAGTTCGGCATGATTGGCCTGAGCGACGAACTGTATGGCAACGCCGGTCAGCGTTACGGTCTTGGTCTGGTCGTACATTGCAAAGGAATGATGCGCCAGCGCGGGTGCGACGAGAAAACCCAGGCAGACAACAGCCGAACAGCCCGCGATCGCAAAGGTTTTGATAACTCGATTCATAATAAGCTCCTCGTATTATTGCTATTTCTTTCCGTCCAGGCTGTTCAGCAGGTCCAGCACGTTGGCCGGCAGATCGTCTTGCGGCTTATCCCAGCCGGTTTCAAAATACTTCTCCCAATTCTGCGCCCATGGCCGGCCGTAGTAGTCGATGAACCGGGGATCGCTCGAGGTAAGCTGAGACGGTCTGCCGTTGACGTTCCGCAGATTGCTGAGGCATTCGATGTAAGTAAATCGCCGCGTGTCGTTATCAAGGTTCGCGACGCGATTGAATTGCATCGTGAGATGCAGAGGCTGAACAAAAGCCTCCGGATCATAAAAGACAGCCTCGTGTTTCAGGCCTGCAAACGCGCCATTGTTTACTATGGGTTCGTAAGTCTCGATGGTCTCCAGTTTGTCGCTGTACTCGAACATCGAGTGCGACAGCGTCCAGGGCTGGACATTCGCCGTCCAGGTCACCAGCTTGGTTCCATCCCAGAAGCCGACCGTTTCGCCGTACCACTGCGGAACCTTCTGCACATGCTGCTTGCCGATCAGAACCTGGCGCAGGAAATTGGCCGCGATGCCGGAAAGGAATTGGATATTGCCGACGTTCATCGTCAGCTGGAAGTTCCCGCCCTGCGACGCTTCCGACCACCAGCGCATGAAGCCCTCGGGATAACAGAACGAAGCGTTCCACTGCGGCGAATTGTCGACGCCTTCGTGATAGTTCATCTGAACCATGCGCTTCTGGTATTCGGGCGTCAGGAGTGAAAGGATCGTGGGCACCTGGTTGATGGTTCCCCAGGTCCACTGGGAATCCGAGTACGAACGATCGCGCGTGTACCAGCCATCCCAATCCGGAATCGTCGCCTTCGTGTAGACTGTCGGACCGCCTTTCGCTTTCGCCGCCGCCATTAAGGCTGCGTAGTGCTCCTTCGCTGTCTTGTAGGGATAAGGACTGACAATCTTTTCCCGCGGATAATCGATCTTGCAGTCGCCCCAGGAAGCCGAGTTGGGCGGCTTCTCGCCGATCCGATGCGATGTCCAGATATCCGTGATCTGCCGCGGAGTATTGCAGCGGAAGTAGCGTTGATCCGACCACAGACCGTTGTCTTTATAAAAGTTCTTCGAGGTGAACATGTCCATCGGCAATGCACTCATTCCGGCCGGTGGGCCCGGGAAAGTCGGAGTGTTTGCGCGACCGCCGCCGCCGCCGCGTCCGCCTCCGCGGCCGCCACTACCCTGTCCACCTTGTCCGCCGCGTCCCCGCTGCCCACCATTCTGCTGCGCACCTTGCGGCGCCTGGGTGTATGCCGTTGAGGTCAACACGATGGTGGCGAGCACGGCAAAGGTCGCCGTGACGAGGAAAACGAACAGTCTGGATTTCATGGTCTTGACTCCCTATCTCGTTTCACTGCAATCGGTTCGTGGCGGCAGTATACGACAAACCGTAAACTCGTGGTTCAACAAAGAAATTAGGCCGCAAAAGGGGAAAATTCGGGGGTCGCACCCCCGAATTTTCCCCTTTTGTCGCTAACCCTCTTCCGCGATCAATCAAATGTTTCGCCGGGCTTCGTTCCCCAGGTATAACCGTCGGATGGACGCTGCAGGCGGATCATCCGGAGCCGGTGATCTTCGGGGTT
This genomic interval from Terriglobia bacterium contains the following:
- a CDS encoding DUF6644 family protein; this translates as MFQFTQWLSLTSLSLIIKTHEWVIPTIQSIHIAAIGVVLASVFMIDLRVLGLAGRDQSLLETTGRFFPWLTGALCVLLTTGIFMIIGEPARELLAFSFWLKMFLVAVGTLIASVFQVALKRNESYWEKSLHRWSVKSLAIITFLIWIGIVILGRLIAYDNVWGSWSLSPKA
- a CDS encoding DUF6152 family protein encodes the protein MNRVIKTFAIAGCSAVVCLGFLVAPALAHHSFAMYDQTKTVTLTGVAIQFVAQANHAELHFIPIGPDGKPERDKDGKPIRWGVEMAGAAAVAQQGITAQSFGAGTVFSVKVNPLRDGSNFGSRTGAIAKCPMGKDGKPVFPAAGKNCDSVPGNELLGGSEF